A window of the Penaeus monodon isolate SGIC_2016 chromosome 11, NSTDA_Pmon_1, whole genome shotgun sequence genome harbors these coding sequences:
- the LOC119578589 gene encoding uncharacterized protein LOC119578589 — protein sequence MSISEQHFGVMSGWSTTDTIFALQQLMEKCREGQKEIYYEFIDLKKAYNQEWRFGTVYGYQRWRKKQITVGLHQGSALRPILFAILIDCLMWSIQKESPWDMLFADDVFSGETKEKVEERLVEWKAECE from the exons ATGTCAATATCGGAACAGCATTTTGGTGTTATGTCCGGCTGGAGTACCACTGACACCATTTTCGCATTGCAGCAATTGATGGAGAAATGCAGGGAAGGCCAGAAAGAGATTTATTATGAGTTCATAGACCTTAAGAAGGCCTACAACCAAGAGTGGAGATTTGGAACTGTCTATGGATATCAGAGGTGGAGGAAAA AGCAAATTACTGTTGGTCTACACCAGGGGTCAGCACTCAGGCCAATCCTGTTTGCCATTTTGATAGACTGCTTAATGTGGAGTATACAGAAGGAATCTCCATGGGATATGCTGTTTGCTGATGATGTGTTTAGTggtgaaacaaaggaaaaggtggaggagagacTGGTAGAGTGGAAAGCGGAGTGCGAGtga